One Neodiprion pinetum isolate iyNeoPine1 chromosome 1, iyNeoPine1.2, whole genome shotgun sequence genomic window carries:
- the LOC138190933 gene encoding uncharacterized protein, with the protein MEVEQNGCIPFLDIMVERSNNHLKTNWYTKPTSSGRILNFCSNHPMSQKVGMIHGLLDRMFRLSSEEYHEDNYQKIEILLTNNSYPRSFVRAAIIKFKENKANGGVGGVRPTNFIKNSCRNVKILDENKTALAAHYFDSGHGFDFDKAKILDLENNWLKRSVSEMVWIKLNDTVNKRTDTQNLSAMYNEILSVYNDYLGDAHIVEMF; encoded by the exons ATGGAAGTGGAACAGAATGGTTGTATTCCATTCCTAGATATCATGGTTGAAAGATCCAACAACCATTTGAAGACTAATTGGTACACCAAACCAACTAGTTCAggaagaattttgaatttctgttCCAACCACCCAATGTCACAGAAAGTGGGAATGATTCATGGTTTACTGGATAGAATGTTTAGACTTAGCAGCGAGGAGTATCATGAGgacaattatcaaaaaattgagatattGTTAACTAATAACAGTTATCCAAGATCGTTTGTTCGTGCAGCTATCATTAAGTTTAAAGAGAATAAAGCAAATGGTGGGGTTGGTGGAGTTCGTCCTACGAATTTCATCAA GAATAGTTGTAGGAATGTTAAAATCTTGGATGAGAACAAAACAGCGCTGGCCGCACATTACTTCGACTCGGGTCATGGGTTTGATTTTGACAAAGCGAAGATCTTAGATTTAGAGAATAACTGGTTAAAAAGATCGGTTAGTGAAATGGTTTGGATTAAACTTAATGACACGGTAAACAAGCGTACTGACACCCAGAATCTGAGTGCAATGTACAACGAGATTTTATCGGTTTATAACGATTATCTTGGTGACGCAC ATATTGTAGAAATGTTTTAG